Proteins from a genomic interval of Mycolicibacterium grossiae:
- a CDS encoding zinc-dependent metalloprotease: MTTAERPSVGRTVDWEFAATVGRKLVRSAPPTTAYTRDQAIAELAEAARRAELPVREVTGLDEGATVAEARIVDRGEWVAAAARSMRAMTGGDGEATGPGTGLITRRMTGAQTGAVLAFISSGILGQYDPFGTDGGELLLVYPNVIAVERQLRVLPADFRLWVCLHEVTHRVQFHANPWLAGHMTSALAVLTDESGQDVGAMIGRLGEFVRDRRSGASGVAGDANSQGVLGLMRAVQSEPQRAALDRLLVLGTLLEGHADHVMDAVGPAVIPSVATIRRRFNDRRHRKQPPLQRVLRALLGVDAKISQYTRGKAFVDHVVGTVGMTRFNAVWTDAETLPRPDEIDEPQRWIDRVL; this comes from the coding sequence ATGACGACCGCCGAACGACCCTCCGTGGGCCGCACCGTCGACTGGGAATTCGCCGCCACCGTCGGGCGCAAGCTGGTGCGCTCCGCACCGCCCACCACCGCCTACACCCGCGATCAGGCCATCGCCGAACTCGCCGAGGCCGCGCGCCGCGCAGAGCTGCCGGTCCGCGAGGTCACCGGGCTCGACGAGGGCGCGACCGTCGCCGAGGCGCGGATCGTCGACCGCGGCGAATGGGTCGCTGCCGCAGCACGTTCCATGCGCGCGATGACCGGCGGCGACGGCGAGGCCACCGGGCCGGGCACCGGCTTGATCACCCGCCGCATGACGGGCGCGCAGACCGGCGCCGTGCTCGCCTTCATCTCCTCGGGCATCCTCGGGCAGTACGACCCGTTCGGCACCGACGGCGGCGAGCTGCTGCTGGTCTACCCGAACGTCATCGCGGTGGAGCGGCAGCTGCGCGTGCTGCCCGCCGACTTCCGGCTGTGGGTGTGTCTGCACGAGGTCACTCACCGGGTGCAGTTCCACGCCAACCCCTGGCTCGCCGGCCACATGACGTCGGCGCTGGCGGTGCTCACCGATGAATCCGGCCAGGACGTCGGCGCGATGATCGGTCGACTCGGCGAGTTCGTGCGCGACCGCCGGTCCGGCGCGAGTGGCGTTGCCGGCGATGCGAATTCCCAGGGCGTCCTCGGGCTGATGCGCGCGGTGCAGTCCGAGCCGCAGCGTGCCGCACTCGACCGGCTGCTGGTGCTCGGCACGCTGCTCGAGGGCCACGCCGACCACGTGATGGACGCCGTCGGTCCCGCGGTGATCCCGTCGGTGGCCACCATCCGCCGCCGCTTCAACGATCGCAGGCACCGCAAGCAACCGCCGCTGCAGCGCGTCCTGCGGGCGCTGCTCGGCGTCGACGCCAAGATCAGCCAGTACACCCGCGGCAAGGCCTTCGTCGACCACGTCGTCGGCACCGTCGGCATGACGCGGTTCAACGCGGTGTGGACCGACGCCGAGACCCTGCCGCGTCCGGACGAGATCGACGAACCTCAGCGATGGATCGACCGGGTCCTCTGA
- the dacB gene encoding D-alanyl-D-alanine carboxypeptidase/D-alanyl-D-alanine endopeptidase, with protein MRPTRWRRSTHVLVGVAVLLLVAVLVGVGAMVTASGSSTDGPTVRARPTAAAAHPAVLPLSDAAAEPVAARLAATIAPLVADPNLGRLTGRITDAATGAELWAQGAGVPMQPASTNKVLTAAAALLALDRDATLRTTVLADPGAPGRVVLKGGGDPTLSAAGPTTPTWYRGAARIGDLAAQVRRSGAAVTEVAVDLSAYGGPTLAPGWDPLDIQNGDIAPMEPVMLDGGRTQPVSVDSRRSTTPGLDAGRALASSLGVDPVTVTVLRAPLRDGRQIAEVASPPLVERLREMMNQSDNVMAESIGREVAVALDRTASFDGAARAVLDEIGRAGIDTSGAVLKDSSGLSVDDRLTAETLDEVITAAAADDHPRLRPLVDLLPIAGGSGTLSNRYLDTAAGREAAGYLRAKTGSLTGTNALAGFVTDRDERVLTFTFLSNDAGPTGRTAIDALAAALRSCGCSA; from the coding sequence ATGCGGCCCACCCGGTGGCGTCGGTCCACCCACGTCCTCGTCGGCGTCGCGGTGCTGCTGCTGGTCGCCGTGCTGGTGGGCGTGGGCGCCATGGTCACCGCGAGCGGCAGCTCCACCGACGGCCCGACGGTGCGGGCCCGTCCCACCGCGGCCGCGGCCCATCCCGCCGTCCTGCCGCTGAGCGACGCGGCCGCCGAACCCGTGGCCGCGCGGCTCGCCGCGACCATCGCGCCGTTGGTCGCCGACCCCAACCTCGGACGGCTCACCGGACGGATCACCGACGCCGCGACCGGCGCGGAGCTGTGGGCGCAGGGCGCCGGGGTGCCGATGCAGCCGGCGTCCACCAACAAGGTGCTGACCGCCGCAGCCGCCCTGCTCGCGCTCGACCGGGACGCGACGCTGCGGACGACGGTGCTCGCCGATCCGGGCGCGCCGGGACGGGTCGTGCTGAAGGGCGGCGGCGACCCGACGCTGTCGGCGGCCGGCCCGACGACGCCGACGTGGTACCGCGGCGCGGCGCGCATCGGCGACCTCGCCGCCCAGGTCCGCCGGTCCGGGGCGGCCGTCACCGAGGTCGCGGTCGACCTGAGCGCGTACGGCGGGCCGACGCTGGCGCCGGGCTGGGATCCGCTGGACATCCAGAACGGCGACATCGCACCGATGGAGCCGGTCATGCTCGACGGCGGCCGCACCCAGCCGGTGAGCGTCGACTCGCGGCGGTCGACCACACCCGGGCTGGACGCCGGACGGGCGCTCGCGTCGTCGCTCGGCGTCGACCCCGTCACCGTGACCGTGCTGCGCGCACCGCTGCGCGACGGGCGGCAGATCGCCGAGGTGGCGTCGCCGCCGCTCGTTGAGAGACTGCGGGAGATGATGAATCAGTCCGACAACGTGATGGCCGAGAGCATCGGCCGCGAGGTGGCCGTGGCGCTGGACCGGACCGCCAGCTTCGACGGCGCGGCCCGCGCCGTGCTCGACGAGATCGGCCGCGCGGGCATCGACACGTCCGGCGCGGTGCTCAAGGACTCCAGCGGTCTGTCGGTCGACGACCGGCTCACCGCCGAGACGCTCGACGAGGTGATCACCGCGGCCGCCGCCGACGACCATCCTCGACTGCGCCCGCTGGTGGACCTGCTGCCGATCGCCGGCGGCAGCGGCACCCTGTCCAACCGGTACCTCGACACGGCCGCCGGGCGTGAGGCGGCGGGCTACCTGCGCGCCAAGACCGGCTCGCTCACCGGGACCAACGCGCTGGCCGGCTTCGTCACCGACCGCGACGAGCGGGTGCTCACCTTCACGTTCCTGTCCAACGACGCGGGTCCCACCGGACGTACCGCCATCGACGCGCTCGCTGCGGCGCTGCGCTCCTGCGGGTGCAGCGCATGA
- a CDS encoding inorganic diphosphatase: MEFEVVIEIPKGSRNKYEVDHETGKVKLDRYLYTAFGYPTDYGFIEDTLGEDGDPLDALVLLPESLFPGAAMDARPIGMFQMTDEKGGDDKVLCVPAGDPRWDHVQDIGDVDDFELKAIEHFFVHYKDLEPGKFVKGSTWVGREEAEAEVNRSIERFKSAGH, from the coding sequence GTGGAGTTCGAGGTCGTCATCGAGATCCCGAAGGGTTCGCGCAACAAGTACGAGGTCGATCACGAGACCGGCAAGGTGAAGCTGGATCGCTACCTCTACACCGCGTTCGGCTACCCGACCGACTACGGCTTCATCGAGGACACCCTCGGCGAGGACGGCGATCCGCTGGACGCGCTGGTGCTGCTCCCGGAGTCGCTGTTCCCCGGCGCCGCGATGGACGCCCGCCCGATCGGCATGTTCCAGATGACCGACGAGAAGGGCGGCGACGACAAGGTGCTGTGCGTGCCCGCCGGCGATCCGCGCTGGGACCACGTCCAGGACATCGGCGACGTCGACGACTTCGAGCTGAAGGCCATCGAGCACTTCTTCGTGCACTACAAGGACCTCGAGCCCGGCAAGTTCGTGAAGGGCTCGACCTGGGTCGGTCGCGAGGAGGCCGAGGCCGAGGTCAACCGGTCCATCGAGCGGTTCAAGTCCGCGGGGCACTAG
- a CDS encoding 2-oxo-4-hydroxy-4-carboxy-5-ureidoimidazoline decarboxylase has protein sequence MHQGIGLAAFNDMPERKAVHALYECCNSVTLARDLARGRPYADHAALFRRADALLFSMSEACIDRILEACPDVGRRPRSARSRAEQCAVWDDDPAVNDALSGAARGYADRFGFGFVMHVGGVGAPAVLAAIDDRMHNDVETERKVVRNELARINRSRLERMLGPEGGYQNW, from the coding sequence ATGCATCAGGGAATCGGCCTCGCCGCGTTCAACGACATGCCGGAACGCAAGGCCGTCCATGCGCTGTACGAGTGCTGCAACAGCGTCACGCTGGCGCGCGATCTGGCCCGCGGTCGGCCGTACGCCGATCACGCCGCGCTCTTCCGGCGGGCCGACGCCCTGCTGTTCTCGATGTCCGAGGCGTGCATCGACCGGATCCTGGAGGCGTGCCCGGACGTCGGCCGCCGGCCCCGGAGCGCGCGCTCGCGCGCCGAGCAGTGCGCGGTGTGGGACGACGACCCGGCGGTGAACGACGCCCTGTCCGGCGCGGCACGCGGCTACGCGGACCGCTTCGGTTTCGGGTTCGTCATGCACGTCGGCGGCGTCGGCGCGCCCGCCGTGCTGGCGGCCATCGACGACCGCATGCACAACGACGTCGAGACCGAACGCAAGGTGGTGCGCAACGAACTGGCGCGCATCAACCGCTCGCGGCTGGAGCGCATGCTGGGCCCCGAGGGCGGCTACCAGAACTGGTGA
- a CDS encoding acyltransferase family protein translates to MTETAHESGGAPAAPPATPARRIRARIIGLDGVRGILCLSIAITHVTTHYSPKTAETWMTSLLGFSLVYFFVLSGFLLFLPYVRNLTEARAAAALPSTRDYALHRVARIMPCYLVIFLIVNYVLQVAYVENPVLQPIGTEQGTGMITDPGMLLTNLTLTQSYFPQYIQTGINPSWSLTLEYAFYASLPFLGMLLFALRKRLNINPLVLAALAPLALLVIGLAGRALIPVVFSHAGTTDFMVLNWGPNWAAVFTKSFLTNADNFALGMFAAVVFVALERGALREGIGKRVRTISALAILPMLAVSAVLLVVANQFTTAGVAVVAALMILVIVAPLARGRKTRLAVWLDARPIRYVGEISLSAYLWHFPMILVLGKLGLMAGDTAWGMWRNVVLLLAVTIAVASLTYYGVEKPVMKWAKGLRKKKKVANPADPELAPAGSTAPRS, encoded by the coding sequence ATGACCGAAACGGCCCACGAGTCGGGCGGCGCGCCCGCCGCGCCGCCGGCGACGCCCGCCCGCCGGATTCGGGCGCGGATCATCGGCCTGGACGGCGTGCGCGGCATCCTCTGCCTGTCGATCGCCATCACCCACGTCACCACGCACTACTCGCCGAAGACGGCCGAGACCTGGATGACGAGCCTGCTCGGCTTCTCGCTGGTGTACTTCTTCGTGCTGAGCGGCTTCCTGCTCTTCCTGCCGTACGTCCGCAACCTCACCGAGGCCCGCGCCGCGGCGGCGCTGCCCAGCACGCGGGACTACGCGCTGCACCGCGTCGCGCGCATCATGCCCTGCTACCTGGTGATCTTCCTGATCGTCAACTACGTGCTCCAGGTCGCGTACGTCGAGAACCCCGTGCTGCAGCCGATCGGCACCGAGCAGGGCACCGGGATGATCACCGATCCGGGCATGCTGCTGACCAACCTGACGCTGACGCAGTCGTACTTCCCGCAGTACATCCAGACCGGCATCAACCCGTCCTGGTCGCTGACCCTCGAGTACGCGTTCTACGCCTCGCTGCCGTTCCTCGGCATGCTCCTGTTCGCGCTGCGCAAGCGCCTCAACATCAACCCGCTGGTGCTCGCGGCGCTCGCCCCGTTGGCTCTGCTCGTCATCGGCCTCGCGGGCCGCGCCCTCATCCCGGTCGTCTTCTCCCACGCCGGCACCACGGACTTCATGGTGCTCAACTGGGGCCCCAACTGGGCCGCCGTCTTCACGAAGAGCTTCCTGACCAACGCCGACAACTTCGCGCTGGGCATGTTCGCCGCGGTGGTGTTCGTCGCCCTCGAACGTGGTGCCCTGCGCGAGGGCATCGGCAAGCGGGTCCGGACGATCTCGGCGCTCGCGATCCTGCCGATGCTCGCCGTCTCGGCGGTCCTGCTGGTGGTCGCCAACCAGTTCACCACCGCGGGCGTCGCGGTCGTGGCCGCCCTGATGATCCTCGTCATCGTGGCGCCGTTGGCTCGGGGCCGCAAGACCAGGCTCGCCGTCTGGCTCGACGCCCGCCCGATCCGCTACGTCGGGGAGATCTCGCTGTCGGCCTACCTGTGGCACTTCCCGATGATCCTGGTGCTCGGCAAGCTCGGCCTCATGGCGGGCGACACCGCGTGGGGCATGTGGCGCAACGTGGTGTTGCTGCTCGCGGTGACCATCGCGGTCGCCTCGCTCACGTACTACGGCGTCGAGAAGCCGGTCATGAAGTGGGCCAAGGGGTTGCGCAAGAAGAAGAAGGTCGCCAACCCCGCGGATCCGGAGCTGGCGCCGGCCGGTTCGACCGCGCCGCGGTCCTGA
- a CDS encoding 2-hydroxyacid dehydrogenase, with product MRIVVADANLAPHRDRFTAALPDGADVAWCAGAPDAVAAALPSADVFVGGRFTADMAETAGRLRLVHVFGAGTDRIDFDALPDGVLVANAFGHERSIAEYVLAAAIVLRRDVLDQDRALRRGVWATSVYDGAIAQLHALRDGRVGLVGFGHIGARVWEAFRAFGCTGAAVTGSGRLDAAEHGLAWAADVSRLDDLMADSDVVVVSAPLTPATTGLIGARQLAALGGDGVLINVGRGPLVDERALYDALAGRVVKAAAIDVWYRYPAARGEPATPSDLPFAELTNVLMTPHSSGITTDTFRRRADDVAANIGRLARGERLHDLVRG from the coding sequence ATGAGGATCGTCGTCGCCGACGCCAACCTCGCACCGCACCGCGACCGCTTCACCGCGGCGCTCCCCGACGGTGCGGACGTCGCGTGGTGCGCCGGTGCGCCCGACGCCGTGGCGGCCGCCCTGCCGTCCGCGGACGTCTTCGTCGGCGGCCGCTTCACGGCCGACATGGCCGAGACCGCCGGCCGATTGCGCCTGGTGCACGTCTTCGGTGCGGGCACCGACCGCATCGACTTCGACGCGCTTCCCGACGGGGTGCTCGTCGCCAATGCGTTCGGCCACGAGCGATCGATCGCCGAGTACGTGCTGGCGGCGGCCATCGTGCTGCGCCGCGACGTCCTCGACCAGGACCGCGCCCTGCGCCGCGGCGTATGGGCCACCTCCGTCTACGACGGCGCCATCGCCCAGCTGCACGCCCTCCGGGACGGCCGAGTCGGCCTGGTCGGGTTCGGGCACATCGGCGCGCGGGTGTGGGAGGCGTTCCGTGCCTTCGGATGCACCGGTGCGGCGGTGACCGGATCGGGTCGGCTCGACGCCGCCGAGCACGGCCTCGCGTGGGCCGCCGACGTGTCGCGGCTCGACGACCTGATGGCCGACAGCGACGTGGTCGTGGTGTCAGCGCCGCTGACCCCGGCGACGACGGGGCTCATCGGCGCGCGCCAACTCGCGGCCCTCGGCGGGGACGGGGTGTTGATCAACGTCGGGCGCGGTCCGCTCGTCGACGAGCGAGCGCTGTACGACGCGCTCGCCGGACGGGTCGTCAAGGCCGCCGCCATCGACGTCTGGTACCGCTATCCGGCCGCCCGCGGTGAGCCTGCTACACCGAGCGACCTGCCCTTCGCCGAACTCACGAACGTGCTGATGACCCCGCACTCGTCGGGCATCACCACCGACACCTTCCGGCGCCGCGCCGACGACGTCGCGGCCAACATCGGGCGGCTCGCCCGCGGCGAGCGGCTCCACGACCTCGTCCGGGGCTGA
- a CDS encoding enolase C-terminal domain-like protein: protein MSAAHRTPIVTEMQVVPIAGHDDMLLNLSGAHGPFFTRNLVILRDSDGRTGVGEVPGGEAITRTLSDARAIVERRSVGEYHAVLGDVRRAFGDRDAGGRGAQTFDLRVTVHAVTAIESALLDLLGQHLDVPVAALLGDGQQRTRVQALGYLFFVGDRTRTDLAYRSAADEAPDADEWFRVRHEEALSPEAVVRLAEAARDRYGFRDFKLKGGVLPAADEAKAVIALADRFPDARITLDPNGGWLLADAVTTCRELRDVLAYAEDPVGPEGGFSGREVMAEFKRATGLPTATNMIATDWREMGHAIRSGAVDIPLADPHFWTMGGSVRVAQLCDAWGLTWGSHSNNHFDVSLAMFTHVAAAAPGDVTAIDTHWIWQDGQRITTRPYPIVDGYLDVPDAPGLGVELDEDAVAAAHALYLAEGLGARDDAVAMQYLIPGWTFDPKRPALQRTP from the coding sequence ATGAGCGCTGCGCACCGCACTCCGATCGTCACCGAGATGCAGGTGGTGCCCATCGCCGGGCACGACGACATGCTGCTCAACCTCAGCGGTGCGCACGGCCCGTTCTTCACCCGCAACCTGGTGATCCTGCGGGATTCCGACGGCCGCACCGGCGTCGGCGAGGTACCCGGCGGCGAGGCCATCACGCGCACGCTGTCCGATGCCCGCGCGATCGTCGAGCGCCGCAGCGTCGGTGAGTATCACGCCGTCCTCGGCGACGTCCGGCGCGCGTTCGGCGACCGGGACGCCGGCGGCCGCGGTGCCCAGACCTTCGACCTGCGGGTGACGGTGCACGCCGTCACCGCCATCGAGTCCGCACTGCTCGACCTGCTCGGTCAGCACCTCGACGTGCCGGTCGCAGCGCTGCTCGGCGACGGCCAGCAGCGCACCCGGGTGCAGGCGCTGGGCTACCTGTTCTTCGTCGGCGACCGCACCCGGACCGATCTCGCCTATCGCAGTGCGGCCGACGAGGCCCCCGACGCCGACGAGTGGTTCCGCGTGCGCCACGAGGAGGCGCTCAGCCCGGAGGCGGTGGTCCGGCTCGCCGAGGCGGCGCGCGACCGCTACGGCTTCCGCGACTTCAAGCTCAAGGGCGGCGTGCTGCCCGCGGCCGATGAGGCCAAGGCCGTGATCGCCCTCGCCGACCGATTCCCCGACGCCCGCATCACGCTCGATCCCAACGGCGGCTGGCTGCTCGCCGACGCGGTGACCACGTGCCGCGAATTGCGCGACGTGCTCGCGTACGCCGAGGACCCCGTCGGTCCGGAGGGCGGCTTCTCCGGCCGCGAGGTGATGGCCGAGTTCAAGCGCGCCACCGGACTGCCGACCGCCACCAACATGATCGCCACGGACTGGCGCGAGATGGGCCACGCCATCCGCTCCGGCGCCGTCGACATCCCGCTGGCCGATCCGCACTTCTGGACCATGGGCGGGTCGGTGCGCGTCGCGCAGCTGTGCGACGCGTGGGGTCTGACGTGGGGATCGCACTCCAACAACCACTTCGACGTCTCGCTGGCGATGTTCACCCACGTCGCCGCAGCGGCGCCGGGCGACGTCACCGCGATCGACACGCACTGGATCTGGCAGGACGGCCAGCGCATCACCACCCGGCCGTACCCGATCGTGGACGGCTATCTCGACGTGCCGGACGCGCCGGGTCTGGGCGTCGAACTGGACGAGGACGCCGTGGCCGCCGCGCACGCGCTGTACCTCGCCGAGGGGCTCGGCGCGCGCGACGACGCGGTGGCCATGCAGTATCTGATTCCGGGCTGGACGTTCGATCCCAAGCGGCCCGCGCTGCAGCGCACGCCATGA
- a CDS encoding IclR family transcriptional regulator — protein sequence MTSAPDAPAVRSIPGSAARSGVKSAMRTVALLEYLAGRQDDPARIREVSEALDMPRSSAHALLRTLTAEGWVRTDETGTRYGIGIRALLVGTSYLDSDPYLPIITPFLDDLRRDLDETFHLGRLDGGDVVYLATRESRQYQRTASRVGRRLPAYATALGKALLADRFGAERDRHVPDDFVALTPRTVTDRAALDASLETALVRGYAVDDEENTPGVRCFAVALPYTRPAQDAISASVPVSRLTPQREREIVEALCAVGDKVTRVLRPVANGDKWFGQ from the coding sequence ATGACCTCGGCGCCGGACGCACCCGCGGTGCGCAGCATCCCCGGATCCGCGGCGCGGTCCGGGGTCAAGTCCGCGATGCGCACCGTGGCGCTGCTGGAGTACCTCGCGGGCCGGCAGGACGATCCGGCGCGCATCCGCGAGGTGAGCGAGGCCCTGGACATGCCGCGCAGTAGCGCGCACGCCCTGCTGCGCACGCTGACCGCCGAGGGCTGGGTCCGCACCGACGAGACGGGCACCCGGTACGGCATCGGCATCCGGGCGCTGCTGGTGGGGACCAGTTACCTCGACAGCGACCCATACCTGCCGATCATCACGCCGTTCCTCGACGACCTGCGGCGCGACCTGGACGAGACGTTCCACCTCGGTCGGCTCGACGGCGGCGACGTGGTCTATCTGGCCACCCGCGAATCGCGGCAGTACCAGCGCACCGCGAGCCGCGTCGGACGGCGCCTGCCCGCCTACGCGACTGCGCTGGGCAAGGCGTTGCTCGCCGACCGCTTCGGCGCCGAACGCGATCGGCACGTGCCGGACGACTTCGTCGCCCTGACCCCGCGCACCGTCACCGACCGCGCCGCGCTGGACGCCTCGCTGGAGACCGCACTGGTGCGTGGCTACGCCGTCGACGACGAGGAGAACACCCCGGGTGTGCGCTGCTTCGCGGTCGCCCTGCCCTACACCCGGCCTGCGCAGGACGCGATCAGCGCCTCGGTGCCCGTGTCCCGGCTGACGCCGCAGCGGGAGCGCGAGATCGTCGAGGCGTTGTGCGCCGTGGGTGACAAGGTGACCCGCGTGCTGCGTCCGGTTGCCAACGGCGACAAGTGGTTCGGCCAGTGA
- a CDS encoding sulfite exporter TauE/SafE family protein: protein MSVGAYAVLAAAILVASCLQASIGFGMGMLAAPVVALVDPALIPGTLIMLATLVTLLVVLRERTAIDLSGAGWALLGRIPGTVAGALLLAALPERALALTIAAVVLGGVVLTGVGWIPTPRRRTLVLAGATSGLLGTATAIGGPPMALVWQGRSGPELRGTMAGFFLVGSLLSLAMLTVTGAVHADTLRGFVLLTPVCVAGYAVSRWANRLLTPRRQRCTAITMSALGAALLIAQQVGLP from the coding sequence ATGAGCGTCGGGGCGTACGCCGTCCTCGCAGCGGCCATCCTGGTGGCGTCCTGTCTGCAGGCGTCGATCGGCTTCGGCATGGGGATGCTCGCCGCACCCGTGGTGGCGCTCGTCGACCCGGCGCTGATCCCCGGCACGCTCATCATGCTGGCCACCCTGGTGACACTGCTGGTGGTGCTCCGCGAGCGGACGGCGATCGACCTGTCGGGTGCGGGCTGGGCGCTGCTCGGCCGCATCCCGGGCACGGTCGCCGGCGCCCTGCTGCTGGCAGCCCTGCCGGAGCGCGCGCTGGCACTGACGATCGCCGCGGTGGTGCTCGGCGGGGTGGTGCTGACCGGGGTGGGCTGGATCCCGACGCCGAGGCGCCGCACCCTGGTGCTCGCGGGCGCGACGTCGGGGCTGCTCGGCACGGCGACCGCGATCGGCGGACCGCCGATGGCGCTGGTGTGGCAAGGCCGCTCCGGTCCCGAACTGCGCGGCACGATGGCCGGCTTCTTCCTCGTCGGCTCGCTGCTGTCGCTCGCGATGCTGACGGTCACGGGCGCCGTCCATGCCGACACGCTGCGCGGGTTCGTCCTGCTGACGCCCGTCTGCGTCGCCGGCTACGCCGTATCCCGTTGGGCGAACCGATTACTCACGCCGCGGCGTCAGCGCTGTACCGCGATCACCATGTCGGCGCTGGGCGCGGCACTGCTGATCGCCCAGCAGGTCGGTCTGCCGTGA
- a CDS encoding ABC transporter ATP-binding protein, which produces MTESLLTVRGLSKSFRVPGGRLAALDGIDLDLRRGETLGLVGESGCGKSTLARTLLMLERPDAGTVDFDGIDPFALRGKDLLRFRRRVQMVFQDPYASLNARMTAGEIIAEPWRTHRTLYRTKADRDLRVRGLLDMVGLGAKAAGKYPQEFSGGHRQRIGIARALALNPDVVICDEPVSALDLSVQAQVLNLLNDLQTELGISYVFISHDLSVVRHVADRVAVMYLGRIVEAGPTDAVFDRPGHPYAAALMSAAPKLDAAQRGERILLTGEVPSPIDPPSGCRFRTRCWRATDVCAQERPPTAPDPTVVGHAAECHHPLTGDPATFSRSA; this is translated from the coding sequence ATGACTGAGTCCCTGCTGACGGTGCGCGGGCTGAGCAAGTCGTTCCGGGTGCCCGGTGGCCGGCTGGCGGCGCTGGACGGCATCGACCTCGATCTGCGCCGCGGCGAGACACTGGGCCTGGTCGGCGAATCCGGTTGCGGCAAGTCGACTCTGGCACGCACGCTGTTGATGCTCGAGCGCCCCGACGCCGGCACGGTCGACTTCGACGGCATCGACCCGTTCGCGCTGCGCGGCAAGGACCTGCTGCGGTTCCGCCGCCGCGTTCAGATGGTGTTCCAGGATCCCTACGCCTCGCTCAACGCGCGGATGACGGCCGGCGAGATCATCGCCGAACCGTGGCGCACCCACCGCACGCTGTACCGCACGAAGGCCGACCGCGACCTGCGCGTACGCGGTCTGCTCGACATGGTGGGCCTCGGCGCGAAGGCGGCGGGCAAGTACCCGCAGGAGTTCTCCGGCGGTCATCGCCAGCGGATCGGCATCGCGCGCGCCCTGGCACTGAACCCCGACGTCGTCATCTGCGACGAGCCGGTGTCGGCGCTCGACCTCTCGGTGCAGGCACAGGTCCTCAACCTGCTCAACGACCTGCAGACCGAACTGGGCATCTCGTACGTGTTCATCAGCCACGACCTGTCGGTGGTGCGCCACGTCGCCGACCGCGTCGCCGTCATGTACCTCGGCCGGATCGTCGAGGCGGGACCGACCGACGCGGTCTTCGACCGTCCCGGTCATCCGTACGCCGCGGCGCTGATGTCGGCCGCGCCCAAACTCGATGCGGCACAACGGGGGGAGCGCATCCTGCTGACGGGGGAGGTTCCCTCGCCCATCGACCCGCCCTCGGGCTGCCGGTTCCGCACCCGCTGCTGGCGGGCCACCGACGTCTGCGCGCAGGAGCGCCCGCCGACGGCGCCGGACCCGACGGTGGTCGGCCACGCCGCCGAGTGCCACCACCCGCTGACCGGTGACCCGGCGACGTTCTCCCGCAGTGCATGA